Below is a genomic region from Aquificaceae bacterium.
ATATTATAGCTTTTGTTTGTGAGTTCGTAATTTTTCGGAGACTAGTCGCAAAGACTCTTGACTACAGAGAAAAGTTGGTTTTACAGCTTCTCTATTACGAGGAGCTACCACTAAAAGAGGTGGCAGGGCTTTTAGGCGTGTCTATGGCAAGGGTTTCTCAAATAAAGGCTAATGCCATAGAAAAGCTCAAGAGGTTTTTAGCTTCTGTTGAATGAGCTCTAAGAGCTTCTCGTAGGTATATCTAATTTCGTAAGCCATATCCACAAGCTTTACATCCCCTTCCGCTTCCGCCCTTTTGACTAAGGGAATGATTACCCTCTCAAGCTGGTCTTTGTATTCTATAAGGTCGTAGCTAAGCTCTTCTTCTGTGAGGTCTTCTATGCCTGCCAAGTAGGTTCTGTAAAGCATTTTTGCAGATATTAAAACATGCTCCAGCTCCTTCTGCAGGTCTCCTCTGTCAAGTCCAGCCTTTGTAAAGTCTCCCATTAGGGTTCCACCACCACGCAGTGATGTATTTTAAGGTATTTTTCTCTTAAGGCTTGCACCTCTTCAAAACTCACCGACCTTATTTTGTCCACATACTCTGAGTCCATCCTCCAGCCAAAGCCCATTACCTCAAAAAAGCCTAAATACCATGCCTGTCTTGCCCTCGTTTGGCGAGCCAACAAAAAGTTTCCCACTATCTTATTTTTGGCAAGCTCCACATCCTCTGGCGTTATTTCACTATTCTTTATCACTTCCACCAAGTCTCTAAGAGCATCTTCCTTTTTCTCAGGAGAAGTGCCTATATAGGCTATTAGCCTTGGAGAGGAAAGGCGAGTGGGATATGTGGAATAGACCGCATAGGCGTAGCCCCTTTTTTCTCTAAGTTCCTTAAAGAGCTTTGAGGTCATACCATCTCCAAGCACAGCATCCAACACCTTAAAGGCAAAGTATTCTCTTCCCTTAAACTCAGGAGCGTCAAAGGCACAGAGCACCGTAGCTTGAGAGCCCGGTCTTTTCACCCTTTCTAATAGGTCTTCCCTCATAGGCACATCCACAGGATTTAGTGGATACTCTCCCTCAGGAATTTCAGAAAAAACCTCTCTAAGCATAGGTAAAACCTGCTCTGTCTTAAAATCTCCCACAAGACTTACCACCACATTTTTAGAACGCAGTATTTCCTGCCACCTGTTTATCACATCTTCCCTGCTTATAGCCTTTACATCTTCCTCAAGACCAAGAGGAAAAACCTCGTAGTTAGAACCCTTGTAGGTAATTCTTCGCAGAGCGTCCACCGCAAGCTCTTGCCCCCTTTCTCTTCTCGCCCTTATAGCCTGTAGCACGTTTCGTCTTTCCCTCTCAAGGTCTTCTTCAGAAAAGAGTGGCTCAAGGAGCATACTCCTTATGACTCTTAGACCCTCCTTTAGACCCTCCACCTTAGTGGAAAAGCCTATCTCCACATAATCATCGCTGGCAGAGGCGTATATGCTACCTCCATAGTCCTCAAAGGCGCTTGCTATCTGGTAAGAGCTATAGGTCTTTGTGCCTTTTGTAAGGAGCAAGGCGGTAAGGTTTGTAAGCCCTCTCCTTTTCTCCCCATGCGTCCCAGACCTTATAA
It encodes:
- a CDS encoding sigma-70 family RNA polymerase sigma factor — protein: IIAFVCEFVIFRRLVAKTLDYREKLVLQLLYYEELPLKEVAGLLGVSMARVSQIKANAIEKLKRFLASVE
- a CDS encoding pitrilysin family protein, encoding MRFIILLLFLLSLSFGGARVQEHILENGVKLITKETKGRGIVSGVIFIRSGTHGEKRRGLTNLTALLLTKGTKTYSSYQIASAFEDYGGSIYASASDDYVEIGFSTKVEGLKEGLRVIRSMLLEPLFSEEDLERERRNVLQAIRARRERGQELAVDALRRITYKGSNYEVFPLGLEEDVKAISREDVINRWQEILRSKNVVVSLVGDFKTEQVLPMLREVFSEIPEGEYPLNPVDVPMREDLLERVKRPGSQATVLCAFDAPEFKGREYFAFKVLDAVLGDGMTSKLFKELREKRGYAYAVYSTYPTRLSSPRLIAYIGTSPEKKEDALRDLVEVIKNSEITPEDVELAKNKIVGNFLLARQTRARQAWYLGFFEVMGFGWRMDSEYVDKIRSVSFEEVQALREKYLKIHHCVVVEP